Proteins co-encoded in one Cydia splendana chromosome 11, ilCydSple1.2, whole genome shotgun sequence genomic window:
- the LOC134795123 gene encoding cytochrome P450 6a2-like yields the protein MLWLLVGLFAVSLILLYFYGTRTFGYWEKRGVKHDAPVPFFGTAKRQFLQQISLADIYHEMYQKYPSERFVGYYLMTTPVLILRDPELVKHVLVSDFNHFSSRNVFPLDKHPEPLLKNLITCEGDLWKLLRQRLTPAFTTGKLKAMFPLIVARAEKLQRVAAEAAASGAEVDVRDLMARYTTDFIGACGFGIDTDSLNDKNSMFRKLGTRIFRQERRDMIVAILKFSMPSLMTNFHFFAPEIENVMMKLVKTITQERDYKNSGRNDFIDSLLDLKEKGKMIGESLVHKKADGTPCVAEIEMDDDIVVAQVFVFFAAGFETSSSATSYTLHELAHHPEHQRRCQEEIDAVLARHDNKLSYDAVKEMKFLEMCFSEGMRLFPSLGALQRMCVRAYTIPGTDVTIDPGVNIIVPVKSLHLDLQYFQDPEEFRPERFHPDNVSAIDKYTYLPFGTGPRACIGERLGYMQSLAGLAALLSHFSVAPSISTRRKPIIDTKVVGVQRVKGGLPLALIAKKKIQ from the exons ATGTTGTGGCTATTAGTAGGGTTATTCGCGGTTTCATTaatattgttatatttttaCGGAACGCGGACTTTCGGCTACTGGGAGAAGCGCGGGGTGAAGCACGATGCTCCCGTACCGTTCTTTGGCACCGCGAAACGACAGTTCCTCCAGCAGATATCTTTAGCTGACATTTACCATGAGATGTACCAGAAGTATCCCAGCGAAAGATTCGTCGGATACTACCTCATGACGACTCCGGTGCTGATTCTAAGGGATCCCGAATTGGTTAAACATGTTTTAGTGTCCGATTTCAACCACTTCTCCTCCAGAAACGTGTTCCCACTTGACAAACATCCTGAACCGCTTTTGAAAAATCTTATTACCTGTGAAGGTGATCTCTGGAAGTTGTTGAGACAGAGGTTAACTCCCGCGTTCACGACCGGGAAGTTGAAAGCGATGTTTCCCCTGATCGTGGCGAGGGCTGAGAAGCTGCAGCGAGTGGCGGCCGAGGCGGCGGCGAGCGGCGCCGAGGTCGACGTGCGGGACCTCATGGCGCGCTACACCACCGACTTCATCGGCGCCTGCGGCTTCGGCATCGACACTGACTCACTCAACGATAAGAACTCCATGTTCAGAAAGCTGGGTACACGCATATTTAGACAAGAAAGAAGAGACATGATTGTAGCCATCCTTAAATTTTCCATGCCGAGTTTGATGACCAATTTTCACTTCTTTGCACCAGAGATCGAGAATGTTATGATGAAATTGGTAAAAACAATAACGCAGGAACGGGATTATAAGAACTCGGGCAGAAATGATTTTATCGACTCGCTTTTGGATTTGAAAGAGAAAGGGAAAATGATTGGCGAATCCCTGGTGCATAAGAAAGCTGATGGCACTCCTTGTGTGGCTGAGATTGAGATGGACGACGACATTGTGGTGGCCCAAGTGTTCGTGTTCTTCGCCGCCGGGTTCGAGACGTCCTCCTCGGCGACCAGCTACACGCTGCACGAGCTGGCGCACCATCCCGAGCACCAGAGGAGGTGTCAGGAGGAAATTGACGCGGTGCTAGCGCGTCATGATAACAAATTATCTTATGACGCCGTCAAGGAGATGAAGTTTTTGGAAATGTGTTTCAG TGAAGGCATGAGGCTATTCCCCTCCCTCGGCGCTTTGCAACGCATGTGCGTGAGAGCCTACACTATCCCGGGCACGGACGTGACCATCGACCCCGGGGTCAACATCATCGTCCCGGTCAAGTCGCTGCACCTGGACCTGCAGTACTTCCAGGACCCGGAGGAGTTCCGTCCGGAACGGTTCCACCCGGACAATGTTTCCGCCATCGACAAGTATACATATCTGCCCTTCGGGACCGGACCGAGAGCTTGTATTG GCGAGCGTCTAGGCTACATGCAGTCGCTGGCCGGTCTGGCTGCCCTGCTGAGCCACTTCTCCGTGGCTCCCAGCATCAGCACACGCCGCAAGCCGATCATAGACACCAAGGTCGTGGGCGTTCAGAGAGTCAAGGGAGGTTTGCCCCTAGCCCTTATTGCCAAGAAAAAGATCCAGTGA